From the genome of Lutra lutra chromosome 8, mLutLut1.2, whole genome shotgun sequence:
GCACGGGGGCCAGACGTCCCTGTCTGCGTCCTGGCGCCCCAGCTGTGCCATGCAGAACCAGATGTGCAGCCCAGATGTGCAGCCCCTGGAGCTTGAGCTCTGGGATTGATTGCTAGTCCCGGAGACTGGAGGGCTGGGGGGCATGAGTGACAGAACATTCCACTCCCCGGCGGGTCCTGGAGGTGCGGGTGTTCAGGGAGGACCCGGCTCTGCGCTCCAGGTTCTGACATCCTGTCAGTCCCCCCttctccgcccccccccaccctgacACACATCGCAGCGAGTCTCTGTCTCTTTGTTCTCGCCGTGTCTCTGACACTTTATCTCATTATCCGCCGGAGGGAGGCGGAGAGCCTGGGACCCCGCAGCCTAATTACAGCCGCGTTTGTCAGCGCAGGGGCGGGGGAGGTATCAGCGCCAGGAAAGGGAGGGGGCCCCCAGAAGGGTAGCTTCCTTCCCTGTACGGcccccctaccaccaccaccaccgcgcAAGCCCAGTGGTGGGTGCACCAccactgggctctgggctggagagGTGGATTTGCccgtggggtgggagggaggaggatgggagggtgAAGTTAGCACggcagtggggagaggtggtTAGGACTAGGCTCCTGGGTGCCTAGGCCCCCAACTACCCAAAGACGATGGCAGTGAAGTTTCCCACCCTAGCAGCACAGCAGACACCTAAGTTGGCTGCAGAAAGGGAGGCAATTGCTCTGAACGTGTATCTCTGTATGTGttgttctctttcctccttcaccatcttttctgtctttccttggcTATTTTCCTTgccccattctcttcctctccatcacaGTCAGAAACAGCCTCCTTGGGGGCTCCAACTTTATCTGGAGGGGACTGGACGTAGTCAGAGCAAGCAAGTCTATCAAAGCCTCAAACTTCGACAACTGACTTAACTTTATCCTGAACCAGGTTTAAAATACACCCGGCTCCCCTGACCTCTAAACACTATTCCAAGCCAACCACAACACAACTTGGAGCACTACCCAGGACTAGAGGAGCTGGGGCTGCTTTAGTGCTGTgggtctctctgtccctctcctcctcccactacACTGTGTAGGGAGACAGAACTGGGGCCTTATCTGTGAGCTCTAGAGCTGTCCAGGAAGTGCTTCCGATGCCATCACTGGTCCCCAGGACCCTCCAGGTCCCACCCGTGAACACTACCCCTGCACTGGGCTTGCAAGTCTCTCTGTCTGACTGCCTGTCCCATGGTGAGTTCCTCCTTCCACCTCTGGATCCTCCCTCAATCAGTCTCTTGCTCAAAGCCTGTGTTGCCTCTCTCTGAAACCAGTTCAAAGCCCCAGGTGTGATGGTGTCCCCAGACCAGGGTGCGGCCATTGGGAGGAGTGCCGGATCAGAAAGCCCTCTGCTTCCTGACACTTCTCTGGCTCTGAGCTGGGAACTGCGGGAGGAAGagatgagtgggggtggggtgagccagCTGAAGCGGGCCCGCAGggccgggctgggctgggctgggctgacccCTCCCCAGTCGGGGGCGGGACCCCAGGAACACCGAGGGAGCAGAACCGCTGGGGAGCATCAGACGGTGGAGAGGCGCTATGGCGGGAACGAATCCCGGGGCCCGCTTCTACCGGCAGATCAAGAGACATCCCGCGGTGagttctgtccccagagccactGTACTAACTCCTAACTCTCGCTTCCCTGGCGGCCCCTAAATCTCCCAGTACCCTTGCCCCTTGCCAGTTCCCCAGTGCTCCTGGTCTTTCTCCAGCGTGCCCTCAGTCTATCCCTGCAATATGCCCCGTGTCTCTTGAATCCACCTGGGACCCACTCGCTGTGGGACGAGGGAGACGAAGGCTGGAGATGTGGTGTGGGAGATTCCAGGTCCTCTCTCCCAGACAGGAGGGAGTGCCAGAcccgggctggggtgggggcgggggcgggtgcTGGCAGAGAAGATTGTAAAGGGACTGCGGGGAGGGGGCTGACCCCTAAAATGCCCTCCGTCTTCCCCGCAGCTCATCCCGATGATCGGCTTCATTGCCCTGGGAATGGGCAGCGCCGCGCTGTACCTCCTGAGACTCGCCCTGCGCAGCCCCGACGTCTGGTAAAGGCCGGGTCTGGGACGCAAGCAGGGGGCCTGGGTGAAGCAAGGGTAGGGCAGGAATGCTAGGGCCTCTCAGGAACGGTGCCAGTGGGTGGTCTCATCAGGGATCCCCAGGCGGCGCATCTGCGTGTGCGCCGCGCGGCAACTCCAGGCTGGagcctgctcctgcccccaggcGGCCCCGGCCTGCCCTCGCATTCGTCCGGCCGACCACTCACTCCTGGGGCCCCAGACTCGACCCGCTTCGGGCTGCGGAACCCGCATGGCTCCCGGCCCGGTTGCCATGGCGACGTGCTCAGCCGCCGGGCAGCCTTTGGGTACTTCCACCTCCCCACCTGAGTGCTGGGGGTGTGGCCGGGTGAACTGCTAGGGGAGCCTTTGGGGCTAGAGGGGAGCGGAGAGTCCCAGCCCCACCGAGGTCGGTGGGGGTGGGCCATGGGGGCTCTCCAGCCAGCGCCATGAGCACCACAGGGGTAGAATTGCAGGCGCATCACGAAACCCCAGCCCCTCAGGATTTCATTCCCAAGGCTCTGCTCTGGGGGGTGAACCTAGAGCGGCAAGGAACAGGTGGGAGGCCCTGGGCTGAGTTGTCAGTCTCTCACGTGGCCTGAGCTTTCCTGTTTCACTTGTCACTACCCCTGTCAGTCTCTGGGAAGTAGgcgccccccccctcccccaggataGGACgggggtgttgggggtggggcagagactCTGTCACTTTAGG
Proteins encoded in this window:
- the NDUFA4L2 gene encoding NADH dehydrogenase [ubiquinone] 1 alpha subcomplex subunit 4-like 2, producing the protein MAGTNPGARFYRQIKRHPALIPMIGFIALGMGSAALYLLRLALRSPDVCWDRKNNPEPWNRLSPNDQYKFLAVSTDYKKLKKDRPDF